From the genome of Microbispora sp. ZYX-F-249, one region includes:
- a CDS encoding AfsR/SARP family transcriptional regulator, translating into MTVDQPMFSVLGPLEVRLPGASPRLGGRKPRMLLATLLLHTGHTVGGGELAEVLWPDHPPRSTAANLRTYASALRAELARTPARIRAVGAGYAIELPPQELDLLLFEERVTAARECRARGRPDEAAELLARALALWQGVPLADLPGSPLWDRRLDRLAQARLRAAEDLVELRMAAGEYGEAAGELRALLADHPFREDLWRRLMLALHWSGRQGEALHAFTAIREQLVNELGIEPGPELRRAHEAVLAGEPPPRPPAPPGFLTAPALAAAPASPGATWSPGEAGSPAGPVLPAVPGPPDGRALVVPRQLPPDLVDFTGRAAEVAALTRALAPGGVAVVTGPPGVGKTALAVRCAHAVREAYPHGQLFLSLGGTAPPDDAAGSPPGPGELLAEALRALGAAEPPPPTVHERAALYRTLLAERPMLVVLDDAAGAAQVRPLLPGGASAVVVTGRRRVTELPGAARIDLDVLPQAEGLRLLTAIVGAERLRREPEEAAAIVRACGRLPLAIRVAGARLAARPGWSPAVLRQRLDDETARLAELRAGDLEVRESFDRSYRLLPDDAARTFRALGLLGTRPLPGWVVDAVLDRHRSDDVTDELVDANLLRPVGTDPLGQPRYRLPDLLRVGARDKAGEVDMPALARVLAGWTAAAEHATARLPTTVFRLASPAARRWRLPEDALRRVAADPVSWFGAEHETLVEAVRLAADAGLAGAAWGLAAALVPYFDLRCHPGAWEETHRVALEAARAAGDRAGEAAMLRGLGQVALYRDRYAQAANMFRRSRVIFRALGDVRGEAVSVCGLGAVGQFRGDPAAASRHFRRALGMFVSLDDRSGEAYARQALGRTCLSTGDLTGAADWLGGALRMARELGDAHREGCVSLQMGRLHDLAGETGRAMRAQGRALTIFEGFGDRHCAAYAMQGLGGLQAARGDWRHGSARLESSLAIFRQLGDRSGEAATRRLLGELHRSSGRRALARGYLRAVTTRQTGDFP; encoded by the coding sequence ATGACAGTCGATCAGCCCATGTTCAGCGTGCTCGGTCCGCTGGAGGTCCGCCTGCCGGGGGCGTCACCACGGCTCGGTGGCCGGAAACCCCGCATGCTCCTGGCCACCCTCCTCCTCCACACCGGTCACACGGTCGGCGGCGGCGAGCTCGCCGAGGTGCTGTGGCCGGACCATCCGCCGCGCTCGACGGCGGCCAACCTCCGCACGTACGCGAGCGCCCTGCGCGCCGAGCTCGCGAGGACCCCGGCCCGCATCCGGGCCGTCGGCGCGGGGTACGCCATCGAGCTGCCGCCGCAGGAGCTCGACCTGCTGCTGTTCGAGGAGCGGGTGACCGCCGCCCGGGAGTGCCGGGCGCGGGGGCGGCCGGACGAGGCGGCGGAACTGCTGGCGCGGGCGCTCGCGCTGTGGCAGGGCGTCCCGCTGGCCGACCTGCCCGGCAGCCCGCTGTGGGACCGCCGGCTCGACCGGCTCGCCCAGGCCCGGCTGCGCGCCGCCGAGGACCTGGTCGAGCTGCGCATGGCGGCCGGGGAGTACGGCGAGGCGGCCGGGGAGCTGCGCGCACTGCTCGCCGACCACCCGTTCCGCGAGGACCTGTGGCGCCGGCTCATGCTGGCCCTGCACTGGTCGGGGCGGCAGGGCGAGGCGCTGCACGCCTTCACGGCGATCCGCGAGCAGCTCGTGAACGAGCTCGGCATCGAGCCGGGGCCCGAGCTGCGCCGCGCCCACGAGGCCGTGCTCGCCGGGGAGCCGCCCCCGCGCCCGCCCGCGCCGCCCGGTTTCCTCACCGCCCCCGCGCTCGCAGCCGCTCCGGCTTCTCCCGGCGCCACGTGGTCTCCCGGCGAGGCCGGTTCGCCCGCCGGCCCGGTGCTGCCGGCGGTCCCCGGCCCGCCGGACGGCAGGGCCCTGGTCGTGCCGCGCCAGCTGCCGCCGGACCTGGTGGACTTCACCGGGCGGGCCGCCGAGGTCGCGGCGCTGACCCGGGCGCTCGCCCCCGGCGGGGTCGCGGTCGTCACCGGGCCGCCGGGCGTCGGCAAGACCGCGCTCGCGGTGCGGTGCGCGCACGCCGTCCGCGAGGCGTATCCCCACGGCCAGCTCTTCCTGTCGCTGGGCGGCACCGCGCCGCCCGACGACGCCGCCGGGTCGCCGCCCGGGCCGGGGGAGCTGCTGGCCGAGGCGCTGCGCGCGCTGGGCGCGGCCGAGCCGCCGCCGCCCACCGTCCACGAGCGCGCCGCGCTCTACCGCACGCTGCTCGCCGAACGGCCGATGCTCGTCGTGCTCGACGACGCGGCCGGAGCCGCTCAGGTGCGGCCGCTGCTGCCGGGCGGCGCCAGTGCCGTCGTCGTGACCGGCAGGCGGCGCGTCACCGAACTGCCCGGCGCCGCCCGGATCGACCTGGACGTCCTGCCGCAGGCCGAGGGGCTGCGGCTGCTGACGGCCATCGTCGGCGCGGAGCGGCTGAGGCGGGAGCCGGAGGAGGCCGCCGCCATCGTGCGGGCCTGCGGCCGGCTGCCGCTCGCGATCCGGGTGGCCGGGGCCCGGCTGGCGGCCCGCCCCGGCTGGTCCCCGGCCGTGCTGCGCCAGCGGCTCGACGACGAGACGGCCAGGCTCGCCGAGCTGCGCGCCGGCGACCTGGAGGTGCGGGAGTCCTTCGACCGCAGCTACCGCCTGCTGCCGGACGACGCCGCGCGCACGTTCCGCGCGCTCGGCCTGCTCGGCACCCGCCCGCTGCCCGGCTGGGTGGTCGACGCCGTGCTCGACCGGCACCGCAGCGACGACGTGACCGACGAGCTGGTCGACGCGAACCTGCTGCGCCCGGTCGGGACCGACCCCCTCGGCCAGCCCCGCTACCGGCTGCCCGACCTGCTGCGCGTCGGCGCCAGGGACAAGGCGGGGGAGGTGGACATGCCCGCGCTGGCACGCGTGCTCGCGGGCTGGACGGCCGCCGCCGAACACGCCACGGCCCGGCTGCCCACCACGGTCTTCCGCCTGGCCTCGCCCGCCGCCCGGCGCTGGCGGCTGCCCGAGGACGCCCTGCGCCGGGTCGCCGCCGACCCGGTCTCCTGGTTCGGCGCCGAGCACGAGACCCTGGTCGAGGCCGTACGGCTGGCCGCGGACGCGGGGCTGGCCGGCGCCGCCTGGGGCCTGGCGGCGGCGCTCGTGCCGTATTTCGACCTGCGCTGTCACCCCGGGGCCTGGGAGGAGACCCACCGCGTCGCCCTGGAGGCCGCCCGCGCCGCCGGAGACCGGGCGGGTGAGGCCGCGATGCTGCGGGGGCTCGGCCAGGTGGCCCTCTACCGGGACAGGTACGCCCAGGCGGCGAACATGTTCCGCCGCTCCCGGGTGATCTTCCGCGCGCTCGGGGACGTCAGGGGTGAGGCCGTGTCGGTCTGCGGGCTGGGCGCGGTCGGCCAGTTCCGGGGCGATCCGGCCGCCGCGTCCCGGCACTTCCGCAGGGCCCTCGGGATGTTCGTGTCGCTGGACGACCGGTCGGGCGAGGCGTACGCGAGGCAGGCGCTCGGGCGCACCTGCCTGAGCACGGGCGACCTGACCGGCGCCGCGGACTGGCTCGGCGGCGCGCTGCGCATGGCGCGGGAGCTCGGCGACGCCCACCGGGAGGGCTGCGTGTCGCTGCAGATGGGCCGCCTGCACGACCTCGCGGGCGAGACCGGCCGGGCGATGCGCGCCCAGGGCCGCGCGCTGACCATATTCGAGGGGTTCGGCGACCGGCACTGCGCGGCGTACGCGATGCAGGGCCTGGGCGGGCTCCAGGCGGCCAGAGGCGACTGGCGGCACGGCTCGGCCCGGCTGGAGAGCTCGCTGGCGATCTTCCGGCAGCTCGGCGACAGGAGCGGGGAGGCCGCCACCCGCCGGCTGCTCGGAGAGCTGCACCGTTCGTCGGGACGGCGCGCCCTCGCCCGCGGCTACCTGCGGGCGGTCACCACTCGCCAAACCGGCGATTTCCCGTGA
- a CDS encoding M23 family metallopeptidase has product MRLKSLVTTGLAVVLGLAFGAATAPAASAAGPRPDFQMPFPCGQVWTGNSSASSAHQSYEIDFNRGGTADADLGDTVVAAAAGTVVISAHQGSTNGFGNLVKIDHGGGWSTYYAHLRVRSVSQGAHVSQGQKIGEVGNTSKPGNNIAPHLHYEVRTTDTSYPANIQKAVFNGVTFGYPAQTVTSHNCGGGSANPYTPQEVCGSGYSVIDSAALGTAGTVYLLYNSGNGYNCVVTLKKTSLGTATATSAYLEVQGRSRVTDSGDYGYYAGPVRASAADTCVKWGGRAGSAGYDSPFEHCG; this is encoded by the coding sequence ATGAGACTCAAATCGCTTGTCACGACGGGCCTCGCGGTGGTCCTCGGCCTCGCGTTCGGCGCCGCCACCGCCCCGGCGGCCTCCGCGGCGGGTCCGCGCCCGGACTTCCAGATGCCGTTCCCCTGCGGCCAGGTGTGGACCGGCAACTCCAGCGCCAGCAGCGCCCACCAGTCGTACGAGATCGACTTCAACCGGGGCGGCACGGCCGACGCGGACCTCGGCGACACGGTCGTGGCGGCGGCGGCCGGCACGGTCGTCATCTCGGCCCACCAGGGCTCGACCAACGGCTTCGGCAACCTCGTGAAGATCGACCACGGCGGCGGGTGGTCCACCTACTACGCCCACCTGCGCGTCCGTTCGGTGAGCCAGGGAGCGCACGTCTCCCAGGGCCAGAAGATCGGCGAGGTCGGCAACACCAGCAAGCCCGGCAACAACATCGCGCCGCACCTGCACTACGAGGTACGCACGACCGACACGTCCTACCCCGCCAACATCCAGAAGGCGGTCTTCAACGGGGTCACCTTCGGGTACCCCGCGCAGACCGTCACCTCGCACAACTGCGGCGGCGGCTCGGCCAACCCCTACACCCCGCAGGAGGTCTGCGGAAGCGGCTACTCGGTGATCGACTCGGCCGCCCTCGGCACGGCGGGCACGGTCTACCTGCTCTACAACTCCGGCAACGGCTACAACTGCGTGGTCACGCTGAAGAAGACCTCCCTCGGGACCGCCACCGCGACCAGCGCCTACCTGGAGGTCCAGGGCAGGAGCCGGGTGACCGACTCCGGCGACTACGGCTACTACGCCGGACCGGTCCGCGCCTCGGCCGCCGACACCTGCGTCAAGTGGGGCGGCAGGGCGGGCTCGGCCGGCTACGACAGCCCCTTCGAGCACTGCGGCTGA
- a CDS encoding N-acetylmuramoyl-L-alanine amidase, with the protein MTEPLVVRVSRRTALTAAGVVTFLLCLAGFVPAGFVPAGPASAAEGPLATAFTRAAADHGVPRDLLVALAYAETHLDGHDGRPSASGGYGVAHLVSNPTQHTLEEAARLTGVPVASLRTDDAANVAGAAAVLRARADALGLDAAARADAGRWYTAVARYGGASAPEVARLYADAVYELLSAGFTARTPAGETITVAARPVAPDRGALAGARDLDRPDNRTLATAAVDYPGATWVAASTANYAVSDRPASDSIDRIVIHVTQGSYAGTISWFQNPAAQVSAHYVVRSSDGAVTQMVREKDRAWHAGNSDYNHHSVGIEHEGYVDDASWFTDAMYRSSAALVRSIANRYGIPKDRSHIVGHNQVPGSNHTDPGPHWDWNTYMRYVTGGGGTGNPYTPEQVCGAGYSVIDSAALGTAGTVYLLYNSGNGYNCVVTLKKTSLGTATATSAYLEVQGRSRVTDSGDYGYYAGPVRAAAADKCVKWGGKAGSSGYDSPFEHCG; encoded by the coding sequence ATGACCGAACCCCTGGTCGTCCGCGTGTCCCGACGCACGGCCCTGACCGCCGCCGGCGTCGTGACGTTCCTGCTGTGCCTTGCCGGGTTCGTTCCTGCCGGGTTCGTCCCGGCCGGGCCGGCCTCGGCCGCCGAGGGCCCGCTCGCCACCGCCTTCACGCGGGCGGCGGCGGACCACGGCGTCCCCCGCGACCTGCTCGTCGCGCTCGCCTACGCCGAGACCCACCTCGACGGCCACGACGGCAGGCCGAGCGCGAGCGGCGGGTACGGCGTGGCGCACCTGGTCAGCAACCCCACGCAGCACACCCTGGAGGAGGCGGCGCGGCTCACCGGCGTCCCGGTCGCCTCGCTGAGAACCGACGACGCGGCCAACGTCGCGGGCGCGGCGGCCGTCCTGCGGGCCAGGGCCGACGCCCTGGGCCTGGACGCCGCCGCCCGCGCCGACGCCGGACGTTGGTACACCGCCGTCGCGCGGTACGGCGGGGCGAGCGCGCCCGAGGTCGCCCGGTTGTACGCGGACGCCGTCTACGAACTGCTGTCGGCCGGGTTCACCGCGCGGACGCCGGCGGGTGAGACGATCACCGTCGCCGCCCGCCCGGTCGCCCCGGACCGGGGAGCCCTCGCGGGCGCCCGCGACCTGGACCGGCCGGACAACCGCACGCTCGCCACGGCGGCCGTCGACTACCCCGGCGCGACGTGGGTGGCGGCGAGCACCGCCAACTACGCGGTGTCCGACCGGCCGGCGAGCGACTCGATCGACCGCATCGTCATCCACGTCACTCAGGGCTCGTACGCCGGGACGATCTCCTGGTTCCAGAACCCCGCCGCGCAGGTGTCGGCGCACTACGTCGTACGGTCCTCCGACGGCGCGGTCACCCAGATGGTGCGGGAGAAGGACCGGGCCTGGCACGCGGGCAACTCCGACTACAACCACCACTCGGTCGGCATCGAGCACGAGGGCTACGTGGACGACGCGTCCTGGTTCACCGACGCGATGTACCGCTCCTCGGCCGCCCTCGTCCGCTCCATCGCCAATCGGTACGGCATCCCCAAGGACCGGTCGCACATCGTGGGACACAACCAGGTCCCCGGGAGCAACCACACCGATCCCGGGCCGCACTGGGACTGGAACACGTACATGCGGTACGTCACGGGCGGCGGCGGGACCGGCAACCCGTACACGCCGGAGCAGGTGTGCGGCGCGGGCTACTCCGTGATCGACTCGGCCGCCCTCGGCACGGCGGGCACGGTCTACCTGCTCTACAACTCCGGCAACGGCTACAACTGCGTGGTCACGCTGAAGAAGACGTCGCTGGGCACGGCCACCGCGACCAGCGCCTACCTGGAGGTCCAGGGCAGGAGCCGGGTGACCGACTCCGGCGACTACGGCTACTACGCCGGACCGGTCCGGGCGGCCGCGGCCGACAAGTGCGTGAAGTGGGGCGGCAAGGCCGGGTCGTCCGGCTACGACAGCCCCTTCGAGCACTGCGGCTGA
- a CDS encoding DedA family protein: protein MNTPELGGIAGWAMELTESLGAPGAGVAIALENLFPPLPSEIILPLAGFTASRGDMSLVAALLWTTAGSVVGALALYCVGALLGRERTLALARRLPLVKTADIEKAEAWFARHGVKAVFFGRMVPVVRSLISVPAGVERMPIGTFLLFTTLGSLIWNTVFVLAGYLLGENWHLVEEYMGIVSKVVVAAVVLVVVRFVAVRLRERRGRHHDVR from the coding sequence ATGAACACGCCAGAACTCGGAGGAATCGCCGGGTGGGCGATGGAGCTCACCGAAAGCCTGGGCGCGCCGGGCGCCGGTGTGGCGATCGCCCTGGAGAACCTGTTCCCGCCGCTGCCCAGCGAGATCATCCTGCCGCTGGCGGGGTTCACCGCGTCGCGCGGGGACATGAGCCTGGTCGCCGCCCTCCTGTGGACGACCGCGGGCTCCGTCGTGGGCGCGCTCGCGCTGTACTGCGTGGGCGCGCTGCTCGGCCGGGAACGCACGCTGGCCCTCGCGCGGCGCCTGCCGCTGGTCAAGACCGCCGACATCGAGAAGGCGGAGGCGTGGTTCGCCCGGCACGGTGTCAAGGCGGTGTTCTTCGGGCGCATGGTCCCGGTCGTCCGCAGCCTGATATCGGTCCCCGCCGGCGTGGAACGCATGCCGATCGGCACCTTCCTCCTGTTCACCACGCTCGGCAGCCTGATCTGGAACACCGTGTTCGTGCTGGCGGGTTACCTGCTCGGCGAGAACTGGCACCTCGTCGAGGAGTACATGGGCATCGTGTCCAAGGTGGTCGTGGCGGCCGTCGTGCTCGTCGTCGTCCGGTTCGTGGCCGTACGGCTGCGAGAACGGCGTGGCCGGCACCACGACGTCCGCTGA
- a CDS encoding dienelactone hydrolase family protein, with protein MRFISRTSSDGVTEQLFILGEIPGVLWTPEGAAGARPLILMGHGGGQHKKAPGIVARAHRFVTEGGFAVVAVDAPGHGDRPKTEEFIRVLAELRAAMAEGGDVAPRLAAMHTFLAGQAVPEWQAVLTAVRELDVVGAGPVGYWGMSMGCGLGLPFVAAEPRVRAAVLGLLGVDGLAEAAARVTVPVRFLLQWDDDQVPRARGLALFDALGSAGKTLHANPGKHGEIPEFETGSSLRFFARHLG; from the coding sequence TTGCGCTTCATCTCCCGGACGTCGTCCGACGGCGTCACCGAACAGCTGTTCATCCTCGGCGAGATCCCCGGTGTGCTGTGGACGCCGGAAGGCGCCGCCGGGGCTCGGCCCCTGATCCTGATGGGTCACGGCGGCGGGCAGCACAAGAAAGCCCCGGGCATCGTGGCCCGCGCGCACCGCTTCGTCACCGAGGGCGGCTTCGCGGTCGTCGCGGTGGACGCGCCGGGCCACGGCGACCGGCCGAAGACCGAGGAATTCATCCGGGTCCTGGCCGAACTGCGGGCCGCCATGGCCGAGGGTGGGGACGTCGCTCCGCGCCTCGCCGCCATGCACACGTTCCTGGCCGGTCAGGCCGTCCCGGAATGGCAGGCGGTCCTGACCGCGGTGCGGGAACTCGATGTCGTCGGCGCCGGCCCCGTGGGTTACTGGGGCATGTCGATGGGCTGCGGGCTCGGTCTCCCCTTCGTCGCCGCGGAGCCCCGGGTCCGCGCGGCGGTGCTGGGCCTGCTCGGCGTGGACGGGCTGGCAGAGGCCGCCGCCCGGGTCACCGTCCCGGTGCGGTTCCTGCTCCAGTGGGACGACGACCAGGTGCCCCGGGCCCGGGGCCTGGCACTGTTCGACGCTCTGGGGTCGGCAGGCAAGACGCTGCACGCCAACCCCGGCAAGCACGGGGAGATACCCGAGTTCGAGACCGGCAGCTCGCTGCGGTTCTTCGCACGGCACCTGGGTTAG
- a CDS encoding DUF998 domain-containing protein produces MTTAQPTAQPTAQPTAQPTAQPTAQPTAQPTAQPMLQATPQPDAPPTAARAATATGRRGVGATGGVAAPAGPDSRGGDGGTAAARRAAPASTRSTRALLTCAVLSTPVFGIVSLAQALTREGFDLLRHPLSMLSTGDLGWLQIGNFWITAVLTVAGAIGLRRAMRGTPGGTWAPRLLLVEGAGLAAAGVFVMDPGDGFPAGTPLGAPGGMSWHAMLHMAAGSVAFTALIAACFVLGRHFARAGRGGHAVVSRLSGLALLLGNAWAMSGGRAGSLTLCAGVLVAMAWVSVVAAAGRADLAPRR; encoded by the coding sequence ATGACCACCGCGCAGCCCACCGCGCAGCCCACCGCGCAGCCCACCGCTCAGCCCACCGCGCAGCCCACCGCTCAGCCCACCGCGCAGCCCACCGCTCAGCCCATGCTCCAGGCCACGCCGCAGCCGGACGCGCCGCCCACCGCCGCCCGGGCCGCGACCGCCACCGGCCGTCGCGGGGTGGGGGCGACCGGCGGCGTCGCCGCGCCGGCGGGCCCGGATTCCCGCGGCGGCGACGGGGGCACGGCGGCCGCACGGCGCGCCGCGCCGGCCTCGACGAGGTCGACGCGTGCGCTGCTCACCTGCGCCGTGCTCAGCACGCCCGTCTTCGGGATCGTCTCGCTGGCGCAGGCGTTGACCCGGGAGGGGTTCGACCTGCTCCGTCACCCGCTGAGCATGCTGAGCACCGGTGACCTCGGCTGGCTGCAGATCGGCAACTTCTGGATCACCGCCGTGCTGACGGTCGCCGGGGCGATCGGACTGCGCAGGGCCATGCGCGGCACCCCCGGAGGGACCTGGGCGCCACGGCTGCTGCTCGTCGAGGGCGCCGGGCTCGCGGCGGCCGGGGTCTTCGTCATGGACCCGGGGGACGGCTTCCCCGCGGGCACCCCGCTGGGAGCCCCGGGCGGGATGAGCTGGCACGCGATGCTGCACATGGCGGCCGGATCGGTGGCCTTCACCGCGCTCATCGCGGCCTGCTTCGTCCTCGGCCGGCACTTCGCCCGCGCGGGGCGTGGCGGGCACGCCGTCGTCTCCCGTCTCAGCGGCCTGGCTCTGCTGCTCGGCAACGCCTGGGCCATGTCCGGCGGCCGGGCCGGCTCCCTCACCCTGTGCGCCGGCGTGCTGGTCGCCATGGCCTGGGTCTCGGTGGTCGCCGCGGCCGGGCGCGCGGACCTCGCCCCGCGACGCTGA
- a CDS encoding YciI family protein has product MRFLMTTKGTDPNPDAAMLAEMGAFIEEMTRAGVLLATGGLEPGVRMVSSAGEVTVTDGPFTEAKEAIVSFALIEARSREEAVELARRFWRIVGDGEGMVQQVFGPEDVPGPGPR; this is encoded by the coding sequence ATGCGGTTTCTGATGACCACCAAGGGCACCGACCCGAACCCGGACGCGGCGATGCTGGCCGAGATGGGCGCCTTCATCGAGGAGATGACCAGGGCCGGCGTGCTGCTGGCCACGGGCGGGCTGGAGCCGGGCGTGCGGATGGTCTCCTCGGCCGGAGAGGTCACCGTGACCGACGGCCCCTTCACCGAGGCCAAGGAGGCGATCGTCAGCTTCGCCCTGATCGAGGCGCGGTCCCGTGAGGAGGCCGTGGAGCTGGCCCGCCGCTTCTGGCGGATCGTCGGCGACGGCGAGGGCATGGTCCAGCAGGTGTTCGGCCCCGAGGACGTGCCCGGGCCCGGCCCCCGCTGA
- a CDS encoding DUF6596 domain-containing protein has translation MTSLDAHRVVDAVWKMESARIVAGLVRMVGDVGRAEELAQDAVLAALEQWPEAGVPDNPGAWLMAIAKRRAVDHLRREERRDRGQERLAHDLVTHADDGARDVDGVLGALDGEVGDDVLRLMFVSCHPVLSTEARVALTLRLIGGLRTDEIARAFLVAESAVAQRIVRAKRALAGARVPFEVPSGPERAARLASVLEVIYLVFNEGYAATAGADLMRPSLCLEALRLGRVLAELTPGEAEVHGLVALMELQQSRAAARTGPSGEPVPLHEQNRGRWDPLLIRRGFAALLRARESGGPLGPYVLQAAIAACHARAATPEETDWPQVAALYEALVRVLPTPVVQLNRAVALAMAYGPRAGLTLVETLTGEPALKGYHLLPAVRGDLLARLGRHGEARAEFDRAASLTRNAAERAVLLRRAAACAGDAGPAEAVKAGRTGQAGPARTADTRGAGEAGEVVKAGRTGQAGPARTARVTAATPGGRRSAGAGVTLGDAMRLFLARPGLSAGTVRSYDQTLSRLCRHLGGEFPLRDVTSHLVAEVFAAAWGTAAGATWNRHRAALRSFASWAAEHGWAVAGLAAALDRRPEPRTRTRPIDRSLLRALWERPETPLRERTLWLLLYESAAPAEWALSLDVEDLDLPGMRGEVRARAHRLRWQSGTAALLPLLVGDRRRGPLFLADRRPGPGRMPPAADLCPHTGRGRLSYERAEYLFKRATRDLDPESGGYTLHRLRHSRLAHLGEDGWSAPMLMSLSGHTGARTLHGFVRVPRPADTVS, from the coding sequence ATGACGTCCCTGGACGCCCATCGCGTCGTGGACGCGGTCTGGAAGATGGAGTCCGCGAGGATCGTCGCTGGCCTCGTACGGATGGTCGGCGACGTGGGCCGGGCGGAGGAACTGGCCCAGGACGCGGTCCTCGCCGCACTGGAACAGTGGCCGGAGGCGGGCGTCCCGGACAACCCGGGCGCCTGGCTCATGGCCATCGCCAAGCGGCGCGCCGTCGACCACCTGCGCCGGGAGGAGCGGCGCGACCGCGGTCAGGAGCGGCTCGCCCACGATCTCGTCACCCACGCGGACGACGGCGCCCGGGACGTGGACGGCGTGCTGGGCGCGCTCGACGGCGAGGTCGGCGACGACGTCCTCCGGCTGATGTTCGTCTCCTGTCATCCGGTGCTGTCCACCGAGGCCCGGGTGGCGCTCACGCTGCGCCTGATCGGCGGTCTGCGGACCGACGAGATCGCGCGTGCCTTCCTCGTCGCCGAGAGCGCCGTCGCCCAGCGGATCGTGCGGGCCAAGCGGGCTCTCGCCGGCGCGCGGGTCCCCTTCGAGGTTCCGTCGGGGCCGGAACGGGCGGCCCGGCTGGCGTCGGTACTCGAAGTGATCTATCTGGTGTTCAACGAGGGATACGCGGCCACGGCGGGCGCCGACCTGATGCGGCCGTCCCTCTGCCTGGAGGCGCTGCGCCTGGGCCGCGTCCTGGCCGAGCTGACCCCGGGCGAGGCCGAGGTGCACGGCCTGGTCGCGCTGATGGAGTTGCAGCAGTCGCGCGCGGCCGCGCGCACCGGCCCGTCGGGAGAGCCAGTGCCGCTGCACGAGCAGAACCGCGGGCGCTGGGACCCGCTGCTCATCCGGCGCGGCTTCGCGGCGCTGCTGCGGGCCCGGGAGTCCGGCGGCCCCCTCGGCCCGTACGTGCTGCAGGCGGCCATCGCGGCCTGCCACGCGCGGGCCGCCACGCCGGAGGAGACCGACTGGCCGCAGGTCGCGGCGCTGTACGAGGCCCTCGTGAGGGTGCTGCCCACACCCGTCGTCCAGCTCAACCGCGCGGTCGCGCTCGCCATGGCCTACGGGCCGCGCGCCGGTCTCACGCTGGTGGAGACGCTGACCGGGGAGCCCGCGCTCAAGGGGTATCACCTGCTGCCCGCCGTACGCGGGGACCTGCTGGCCCGGCTCGGGCGGCACGGCGAGGCCCGGGCGGAGTTCGACCGCGCGGCGTCCCTCACCCGCAACGCCGCGGAACGGGCGGTGCTGCTGCGCCGGGCCGCGGCCTGCGCCGGGGACGCCGGACCTGCGGAGGCGGTAAAGGCCGGTCGGACCGGGCAGGCCGGCCCCGCGAGGACCGCGGACACCAGGGGCGCCGGAGAGGCCGGGGAGGTCGTGAAGGCCGGTCGGACCGGGCAGGCCGGCCCCGCGAGGACCGCGCGGGTCACCGCGGCCACGCCGGGCGGCCGGCGGTCGGCGGGTGCGGGAGTCACGCTCGGCGACGCCATGCGGCTTTTCCTCGCGCGCCCCGGCCTGAGCGCCGGCACCGTCCGCTCCTACGACCAGACCCTGTCACGGCTGTGCCGGCACCTCGGCGGGGAATTCCCGCTGCGGGACGTGACGTCCCACCTGGTCGCCGAGGTCTTCGCCGCCGCCTGGGGCACGGCGGCGGGCGCGACCTGGAACCGCCACCGCGCGGCGCTGCGGTCGTTCGCCTCGTGGGCGGCCGAGCACGGCTGGGCCGTCGCCGGCCTCGCCGCCGCGCTCGACCGGCGGCCCGAACCCCGCACCCGCACGCGCCCCATCGACCGGTCGCTGCTGCGGGCCCTGTGGGAGCGGCCGGAGACCCCGCTGCGCGAGCGCACGCTGTGGCTGCTGCTGTACGAGAGCGCGGCCCCGGCCGAATGGGCGCTCTCGCTCGACGTGGAGGACCTCGACCTGCCGGGCATGCGCGGCGAGGTGAGGGCCAGGGCACACCGGCTGCGCTGGCAGTCCGGGACGGCGGCGCTCCTGCCCCTCCTCGTCGGGGACCGCCGCCGGGGACCGTTGTTCCTCGCCGACCGCAGACCGGGGCCGGGCCGCATGCCGCCGGCGGCCGACCTCTGCCCGCACACCGGCCGGGGCCGCCTTTCGTACGAACGGGCGGAGTACCTGTTCAAACGGGCCACCAGGGACCTCGACCCGGAGAGCGGCGGCTACACGCTCCACCGCCTGCGCCACTCGCGCCTGGCGCATCTCGGCGAGGACGGCTGGTCCGCCCCGATGCTGATGTCCCTGTCCGGCCACACCGGCGCCCGGACCCTGCACGGGTTCGTCCGGGTGCCGCGACCTGCGGATACCGTTTCCTGA